One window of Oreochromis niloticus isolate F11D_XX linkage group LG23, O_niloticus_UMD_NMBU, whole genome shotgun sequence genomic DNA carries:
- the LOC100703119 gene encoding neuronal membrane glycoprotein M6-b produces the protein MDGTKPAMESNAEETQDEGQESKGCFECCIKCLGGVPYASLVATILCFIGVALFCGCGHVALTGTLTMLENHFSRVSSDHATLTVVIQIFQYIIYGIGSFFFVYAIVLLAEGFYTTSAIKKELQSDFKTTVCGRCITAFFMFLTYILFLAFLAIFGFTAIPVFLFFNMWNTCATMKSPYANITSPDSICVDVRQYGVIPYNATPGKACGATLGEICNTSEFYLSYHLYIVALAGAGATVIALIHYLMILGANWAYLKSAASTHDYQDIKTKDDQDLEAEARSKEGQNSSSYS, from the exons GTTGCTTCGAGTGCTGCATCAAGTGTCTGGGCGGGGTGCCCTATGCCTCGCTGGTGGCCACCATCCTCTGCTTCATAGGCGTGGCTCTGTTCTGCGGATGTGGCCACGTAGCGCTGACTGGGACTCTGACCATGCTGGAGAATCACTTCTCCAGGGTATCTAGCGACCACGCCACCCTCACTGTGGT gATTCAGATTTTTCAGTACATCATCTATGGCATTGGCTCCTTCTTCTTTGTCTACGCAATCGTCCTGTTGGCTGAGGGCTTTTACACCACCAGCGCCATCAAGAAGGAGCTGCAGAGTGACTTCAAAACCACCGTCTGTGGACGCTGCATCACCGCCTTC TTCATGTTCCTGACCTACATCCTCTTCCTGGCCTTCCTCGCCATCTTCGGCTTCACGGCGATTCCagtttttctcttctttaaCATGTGGAATACCTGTGCTACCATGAAATCTCCCTACGCTAACATCACCTCTCCTGACTCCATCTGTGTGGATGTCAGGCAGTACG GTGTTATTCCCTATAATGCCACGCCAGGAAAAGCTTGTGGAGCCACCCTGGGAGAGATTTGTAACACCAGTGAG TTCTACTTGTCCTACCACCTCTACATCGTTGCGTTAGCCGGCGCCGGAGCCACCGTCATCGCACTG ATCCACTACCTGATGATTTTGGGGGCCAACTGGGCCTATCTGAAGAGTGCCGCCTCCACGCACGATTACCAGGACATCAAGACCAAGGATGACCAGGATCTGGAGGCTGAGGCACGCTCCAAGGAGGGCCAGAACTCGTCCTCCTACTCATAA